The Spirosoma radiotolerans genome has a window encoding:
- a CDS encoding histidine kinase dimerization/phosphoacceptor domain -containing protein: protein MEQTNPTTNRQGLLCLVKGKTYRLTFALLLCSLYAIGQNINRQMVNQLLVKLKISKADEKRVAVLLELGKYQIFKPGESKPDLDSGITYLQEARKLSDSLHFLSGRHEAESIVIIALMEGGNRSAGQTRFAKLIADCKRTGDKEAEANARIRVGIWLRNIDHNYQNVYANFKQALLLYQSVRNQEKEINALQEIAITHLYEGKIAVAETELLTVLRRYKVIRYPKLHYTYNLLANVGRVKGEFNKGLLFSLLCIESMNKTKDTVSAAPFYGDLAQMYMEVGNYKKGIEGYKKSLEKWKQERLPNFALYNAAGVIGQDLIKRKNPREALKLMTNLVREIPTNTFIQKACVAQNLAYCYDALKNHSLAEKYYLETLSWYAKNNMNSEASQQAQKEIGAFYLQHLEFSKAASHLRAALLFSPQENSLSTLKDIHFLLYKVDSATGNYISAITHFRLHKALNDSIFNEAKSKQIASLQIQYDTQKKEHDIALLTKQSKLQQSELKQEKTTRNAIIAGSLLLVCLLGVSYNRYQFKQHSNRLLQAQQEEINQKNQSLSQLVDEKEWMLREIHHRVKNNLQVITSMLNAQSGFLHDSTALTAVRESQNRVHAMAIIHQKLYQSDNLSQVNMQEYIHEIVDHLIESFDPQVHVQEKLDVANIQLDVTLATPLGLIINEAVTNSLKYAFPNQQTGSLVVGLKPIDSQSYLLTIVDDGVGLPAGFTIERSHTLGLTMIQGLSKQIGGILSIRQDGGVQISLQFNLTKKPATAPLLAV, encoded by the coding sequence ATGGAACAAACAAACCCAACAACCAATCGTCAGGGCTTACTGTGTCTTGTGAAAGGTAAAACGTATAGGCTTACGTTCGCTCTGCTGCTCTGCTCGTTGTATGCTATCGGACAGAACATCAACCGGCAAATGGTAAACCAATTGCTGGTGAAATTAAAAATTAGTAAGGCTGATGAAAAGCGAGTAGCTGTTTTACTGGAATTGGGCAAGTATCAAATTTTCAAACCCGGCGAGTCAAAACCTGACTTAGATAGTGGAATAACGTATTTGCAGGAAGCCCGGAAATTGAGTGACTCTCTCCATTTTTTAAGCGGGCGGCATGAAGCAGAAAGTATAGTTATCATCGCACTGATGGAAGGTGGAAATAGGTCTGCCGGACAAACCAGATTTGCAAAATTAATAGCCGATTGTAAACGAACGGGCGATAAAGAAGCCGAAGCCAATGCACGAATAAGAGTAGGCATCTGGCTCAGAAATATTGACCATAATTACCAGAATGTTTACGCCAATTTCAAACAAGCTTTACTACTTTATCAATCTGTAAGAAATCAGGAAAAAGAAATAAATGCCTTACAGGAAATTGCCATTACGCATTTGTATGAGGGCAAAATAGCCGTTGCTGAAACTGAACTGCTGACCGTTCTAAGGCGCTATAAAGTCATCCGTTACCCTAAACTTCACTATACGTATAACTTACTCGCCAATGTTGGCCGGGTGAAAGGCGAGTTCAACAAGGGACTTCTCTTTTCATTATTATGCATAGAAAGCATGAATAAGACCAAAGACACCGTATCGGCAGCTCCTTTTTACGGTGATCTTGCCCAGATGTATATGGAGGTCGGCAATTATAAAAAGGGGATCGAAGGCTATAAAAAATCTCTGGAGAAATGGAAACAGGAACGACTACCCAATTTCGCTCTGTATAACGCTGCGGGCGTTATCGGCCAGGATCTCATTAAACGAAAAAACCCCAGAGAAGCACTTAAGTTAATGACAAATCTTGTTCGTGAAATACCCACCAACACATTTATTCAGAAAGCCTGTGTTGCCCAGAATTTAGCGTACTGCTACGATGCCCTAAAAAACCACTCTCTGGCCGAGAAGTATTATCTGGAAACGCTGAGCTGGTATGCCAAAAATAATATGAATTCAGAAGCATCGCAGCAAGCGCAAAAAGAGATTGGTGCTTTTTATTTACAACATCTTGAATTTTCCAAAGCTGCCTCTCATTTGCGGGCAGCTCTGCTTTTTTCCCCACAGGAGAACTCATTATCAACCCTGAAAGATATTCACTTCTTGCTTTATAAAGTGGATTCGGCTACGGGAAATTATATATCGGCGATCACTCATTTCCGTCTGCATAAAGCCCTGAACGATTCAATTTTTAATGAAGCAAAAAGTAAGCAGATTGCCAGCCTGCAAATTCAGTACGACACGCAAAAAAAAGAGCATGACATCGCCTTGCTCACTAAGCAAAGTAAACTACAGCAAAGCGAACTGAAACAGGAAAAAACAACGCGCAATGCGATCATAGCCGGTTCTTTATTGCTGGTTTGTCTGTTGGGCGTTAGTTACAACCGGTATCAGTTCAAGCAACATAGCAATCGGCTTTTACAGGCTCAGCAGGAGGAAATCAATCAAAAAAATCAGTCATTAAGTCAGCTTGTAGACGAGAAAGAGTGGATGCTCCGGGAGATTCACCATCGGGTTAAAAACAACCTCCAGGTCATTACCAGTATGCTGAACGCCCAGTCCGGTTTTTTACACGATTCGACGGCCTTAACGGCGGTTCGAGAGAGTCAGAACAGGGTTCATGCTATGGCGATTATCCATCAAAAGCTCTATCAATCAGATAACCTGAGCCAGGTGAACATGCAGGAATATATTCACGAGATTGTGGATCACCTCATTGAGTCATTTGATCCGCAAGTCCATGTGCAGGAAAAATTAGACGTTGCTAATATACAACTGGATGTCACGCTGGCCACCCCATTGGGCCTGATCATCAATGAAGCCGTCACGAATTCATTAAAGTACGCCTTTCCGAATCAGCAGACAGGCAGCCTAGTGGTTGGCCTGAAACCAATTGACAGTCAATCCTATTTACTCACCATCGTAGATGATGGCGTTGGCTTACCGGCCGGCTTCACGATCGAGCGCAGCCATACGTTGGGCCTGACCATGATTCAGGGATTGAGCAAACAGATCGGCGGCATCCTGAGCATTCGGCAAGACGGTGGCGTTCAGATTAGTCTGCAATTTAACCTAACAAAAAAACCGGCTACGGCCCCTTTACTAGCCGTTTAA
- a CDS encoding sigma 54-interacting transcriptional regulator: MLFPNDLTLSPTILIVEDEFLIANDLRRILEKAGYWVIGMAGSVAEARDIVVEQPPDIVLLDIFLDSEQTGIDLAHWLGAQNIPFVFLSANLTDMVLEAAKITQPSGFLNKPFREKDVLTTLEIARYRHAHNEEAKLRKQQAIQIAVNNAIVTIQDRDQLCLAIASQIDKLVPFSFLNLRIGLPDEASFYWVMLRKTALGTFARIPLATLLSGGTSDELMARIDQEAPDKLDEPGIFSGEAFDQLCERYLTARSCRDNFGVRSLALFPVRLNRNSLANINISSTVADNFTQKDYEAVSLIIPQIALALDNLLAYEELEASRQTKATELAIVNAFRNGEAIADIIPQVATAINELMPFDLLAIYRIGRIVESSAIDCTVQKRDGIFVTLTEKDILPGAIIDQPVWKQAFDTMENSLIEPTINVGQTFEESQQRTTVTQIYGETLALKSSMYVPIYIKGQPMASLVLASKSSYAFTKKDLRVLEDISSQIALALENLLAFERIKVLSEQLEQEKTYLTEEIKISHNFEEIIGASRALQTVFDSIAQVAPTDYTVLIMGETGTGKELIARAIHNASARRERAMIKVNCAALPPQLIESELFGHERGSYTGATEKRIGKFELANGGTLFLDEIGELPPELQAKILRAIQEKEIERIGGKGPILVDVRIIAATNRHLQQEVADGRFRSDLYYRLNVFPIVVPPLRERQDDIVPLALYFLKKISKKLGKPITGISNESLQQMVSYAWPGNIRELEHVLERAAILAKKSTLELAEPLLSDSVSNAAVPPSMVAVEPLQKTMRAAILAALDRAGNRIRGQGGAAELLNIKPTTLEARMKKLNIKIRN, from the coding sequence ATGTTATTTCCCAACGATCTCACCTTGTCGCCAACAATACTCATTGTTGAAGATGAATTTCTGATTGCCAACGACCTTCGGCGGATTCTGGAGAAAGCGGGTTATTGGGTAATTGGGATGGCTGGATCGGTGGCCGAAGCCAGAGATATTGTCGTTGAGCAGCCTCCCGATATTGTGTTGCTGGACATTTTTCTGGATAGCGAACAAACGGGTATCGACCTGGCCCATTGGCTCGGAGCCCAAAATATCCCGTTCGTTTTTCTCTCCGCCAACCTAACCGATATGGTGTTAGAGGCCGCGAAAATAACGCAGCCTTCGGGCTTTTTGAATAAGCCGTTTCGGGAGAAAGATGTTCTGACGACGCTGGAGATTGCCCGCTATCGGCATGCACACAATGAAGAGGCTAAATTGAGAAAGCAGCAGGCTATCCAAATAGCAGTCAATAATGCGATTGTTACCATTCAGGATCGGGATCAATTGTGCCTGGCCATTGCCAGTCAAATTGATAAACTCGTTCCGTTTTCGTTTCTGAATCTTCGCATTGGCCTGCCCGACGAAGCTTCCTTTTACTGGGTGATGCTTCGGAAAACCGCTTTGGGTACGTTTGCACGCATTCCATTGGCAACCTTGCTGTCGGGTGGGACGAGCGATGAGCTGATGGCCAGGATAGATCAGGAAGCACCGGATAAGCTCGACGAGCCGGGTATTTTTTCCGGTGAGGCTTTTGATCAGTTATGTGAACGATACCTGACCGCCCGTTCCTGCAGGGACAATTTCGGGGTTCGCTCGCTCGCCCTGTTCCCGGTCAGACTGAACCGGAATTCACTGGCTAATATAAATATCTCCAGCACGGTTGCCGACAATTTTACGCAAAAAGACTACGAAGCCGTTAGCCTGATTATTCCCCAGATTGCGCTGGCATTGGATAATTTACTGGCCTACGAAGAGCTAGAAGCCAGCCGACAAACAAAGGCTACGGAGCTGGCGATTGTCAATGCCTTTCGGAATGGCGAAGCTATCGCCGATATTATTCCGCAAGTAGCCACCGCTATTAATGAACTGATGCCATTTGATCTGTTAGCGATTTATCGGATTGGTCGGATCGTAGAATCCTCGGCCATTGACTGTACGGTGCAAAAAAGGGATGGCATTTTTGTGACACTCACGGAAAAGGACATACTGCCCGGCGCCATTATCGACCAGCCAGTGTGGAAACAAGCTTTCGATACTATGGAGAACTCGCTTATTGAACCAACGATCAACGTTGGTCAGACCTTTGAAGAAAGTCAGCAACGAACAACAGTGACGCAGATTTATGGGGAAACGCTTGCGTTGAAATCGTCCATGTATGTGCCGATCTATATAAAAGGACAGCCAATGGCGTCGCTGGTGCTGGCGAGTAAATCTTCGTATGCCTTTACCAAAAAAGACCTGCGTGTTCTGGAGGACATAAGCAGTCAGATTGCTCTTGCCCTTGAAAACTTACTGGCCTTTGAACGGATCAAAGTCCTGAGTGAGCAACTTGAGCAGGAGAAAACCTATTTGACCGAAGAGATCAAAATCAGCCATAATTTTGAGGAGATTATCGGGGCGAGTCGTGCCTTGCAAACCGTTTTTGACAGTATCGCTCAGGTTGCGCCAACTGATTATACCGTGTTGATTATGGGCGAAACAGGAACGGGTAAGGAGCTGATTGCCCGCGCTATACACAACGCGTCGGCCCGCCGGGAGCGAGCCATGATCAAGGTGAACTGTGCCGCCCTACCGCCCCAACTCATTGAATCTGAGCTGTTCGGTCATGAGCGGGGAAGCTATACGGGCGCTACAGAAAAGCGGATCGGTAAATTCGAGCTGGCCAATGGCGGAACCTTATTTCTGGATGAAATTGGGGAGTTACCACCCGAACTGCAAGCTAAAATCCTACGGGCTATTCAGGAAAAGGAAATCGAGCGTATTGGCGGGAAAGGCCCTATTCTTGTCGATGTTCGAATTATCGCGGCCACTAATCGACACTTACAGCAGGAGGTTGCCGATGGCCGTTTTCGATCCGATCTGTATTACCGACTCAATGTATTTCCCATTGTGGTGCCACCTCTGCGTGAACGGCAGGATGACATTGTCCCGCTGGCCTTGTATTTCTTAAAGAAAATCAGCAAAAAACTGGGTAAGCCCATTACTGGTATCAGTAATGAATCGCTACAGCAAATGGTAAGTTATGCCTGGCCGGGCAACATTCGTGAATTAGAGCATGTGTTGGAGCGGGCGGCTATTCTAGCGAAAAAGTCGACGCTGGAACTGGCCGAACCGTTACTATCTGATTCGGTTTCTAACGCTGCTGTCCCACCATCGATGGTTGCTGTAGAACCTTTGCAAAAGACCATGAGGGCCGCCATACTGGCCGCTCTTGATCGGGCCGGGAACCGTATTCGTGGGCAGGGAGGAGCTGCCGAATTACTCAACATTAAACCCACAACGCTGGAAGCCCGTATGAAAAAGCTAAATATTAAGATACGCAACTAG
- a CDS encoding AraC family transcriptional regulator gives MKRCIQHEPIRIQQAEINQWALPIHTHNHFELIYIRDGSGYHIINGHRHPYQSGDVFFLGPSDNHFFDISTRTTFGFLSFTELYLADLTESAGRSWTPRHEQQLPAFYGLVGSIYMDATDRQHLNALFEILLIEQINHQEVAFSLICKSLVMAILNLIERQFTRHQVKLAKSGSSTSDLVQRMFLYICQHIQQPDQLRMDRLADVFHYSPRHLSTLFKQQVGESLQEYIIRYKLKLVEKQLHLNTLTISQIADELGFTDVCHLNKLFKRYYQHTPTDYRRSLSTTISQATA, from the coding sequence ATGAAACGCTGCATTCAGCACGAGCCAATTCGTATTCAACAGGCAGAAATAAATCAATGGGCCTTACCTATTCATACCCATAATCACTTCGAACTGATTTATATCCGGGATGGAAGCGGGTATCATATCATCAACGGCCATCGACATCCTTATCAATCCGGTGACGTTTTTTTTCTTGGACCTTCAGACAATCATTTCTTCGACATAAGTACCCGAACGACTTTCGGCTTTCTGTCCTTCACCGAGCTTTACCTAGCCGATTTAACGGAAAGTGCGGGTCGTAGCTGGACGCCCCGACACGAGCAGCAACTACCGGCATTTTACGGTCTGGTTGGCAGCATATATATGGACGCTACCGATCGACAACACCTGAATGCTTTGTTTGAGATATTGCTAATAGAACAGATAAACCACCAGGAAGTGGCGTTTTCACTTATATGTAAGTCGCTGGTCATGGCCATATTAAATTTAATCGAGCGTCAATTCACGCGTCATCAAGTAAAATTGGCCAAATCAGGTTCATCTACTTCCGACCTGGTTCAGCGAATGTTTTTGTATATCTGTCAACACATACAGCAGCCTGATCAATTACGGATGGATCGGTTAGCGGATGTGTTTCATTACTCGCCCCGCCATTTGAGCACACTCTTTAAGCAGCAAGTTGGGGAATCCCTGCAGGAATACATCATCCGGTACAAGCTGAAGCTGGTAGAGAAGCAACTCCATCTGAACACACTGACGATCTCTCAAATTGCCGACGAGCTTGGTTTTACGGATGTGTGCCATTTGAACAAACTATTTAAACGGTATTATCAGCATACGCCTACAGATTACCGTCGAAGTTTGTCAACAACCATTTCACAGGCAACCGCCTGA
- a CDS encoding 16S rRNA (uracil(1498)-N(3))-methyltransferase, producing MHLFYQPDIVSNEAIQRLTEEDSRHALKTLRLNVGDSIAVTDGRGNRYLAAIHSADARRCAFRITDTQTTPPRSFSIRICIAPTKNIDRIEWFIEKAVEIGIERISFFFGQHSERRLLKLERLEKIAVAAMKQSLQSYLPTLDEALPFGEFIKTVTEEQRFIAHLPTNEPPQHLLKRATLSGQYAVLIGPEGDFSEKEIQQAMAAGFRMVTLGPNRLRTETAGLMACHTLNVLNAE from the coding sequence CATTTATTCTATCAACCCGACATCGTTTCCAACGAAGCTATTCAACGATTGACCGAAGAGGATTCGCGTCATGCCCTTAAAACACTTCGGCTCAACGTTGGCGACTCCATTGCCGTGACCGATGGGCGTGGAAATCGATACCTGGCTGCTATTCATTCAGCCGATGCCCGGCGTTGTGCCTTTCGCATAACCGATACCCAAACAACTCCTCCCCGTTCGTTCTCCATCCGAATTTGTATCGCGCCAACCAAAAATATCGACCGAATCGAGTGGTTTATCGAGAAGGCGGTTGAAATAGGCATCGAGCGGATTAGTTTCTTTTTCGGTCAGCACTCCGAACGGCGGCTATTGAAACTGGAACGTCTGGAAAAAATTGCCGTGGCTGCTATGAAGCAGTCCCTGCAATCATATCTGCCAACCCTAGACGAGGCTCTACCTTTTGGCGAGTTTATAAAAACGGTAACTGAGGAACAGCGATTTATCGCTCATTTGCCCACGAATGAGCCACCACAGCATTTATTGAAGCGAGCCACACTCTCTGGTCAATACGCCGTTTTAATTGGTCCAGAGGGTGATTTTTCCGAAAAAGAGATACAGCAGGCAATGGCGGCCGGTTTTCGAATGGTAACGCTTGGCCCAAACCGATTGCGGACCGAAACGGCAGGGTTGATGGCCTGCCATACCCTTAATGTATTGAACGCGGAATAG